A DNA window from Acidobacteriota bacterium contains the following coding sequences:
- a CDS encoding BlaI/MecI/CopY family transcriptional regulator: protein MAKKHPSDRPESPLSRREREMMDILFRLGDGTVADVLGQMADPPSYSAVRSTLRILEGKGHLTHRHDGNRYVYLPTTDLGAARESAMGHLLETFFQNSTADAVTALLEEHGKGLSPEELDRISAMLRQARKEGR from the coding sequence ATGGCAAAAAAACACCCATCCGACCGACCCGAATCTCCCCTGAGCCGTCGCGAGCGAGAGATGATGGATATCCTCTTTCGTCTCGGAGACGGCACCGTCGCCGACGTCCTGGGCCAGATGGCCGACCCGCCCAGCTACTCGGCGGTCCGTAGCACCCTGCGCATCCTCGAGGGCAAGGGACATCTGACCCACCGTCACGACGGCAACCGCTACGTCTACCTGCCGACCACCGACCTGGGTGCCGCACGGGAGAGCGCCATGGGGCATCTCCTCGAGACGTTCTTCCAGAACTCCACCGCTGACGCGGTCACCGCGCTCCTGGAAGAGCACGGGAAAGGGCTGAGCCCGGAAGAGCTGGACCGGATCTCGGCCATGCTTCGTCAGGCACGGAAGGAGGGGCGATGA
- a CDS encoding Hsp33 family molecular chaperone HslO, translating to MVRDPAELPSSRLFTFIDEPRRYALYFLEGQRLIHDLALVPNRVGNIFGYYRDVVLSLQPVIALLKHGEQLGFYLDSERPYFRLKIETAHAGTTRCMVLPEQMDQKPTTMTGIVRVTKLFPGGRPPYQSIIAADDLELKEIVNRILRDSYQVNSVVTVSSNSDQSAMLHQLPPMPAESDYDFSETALKTRRDGIRDGLESLMSRALTSADEIQAEFGKLGFRLLASRDVAFRCSCAREWMLGSLRSVYAQEGDSLFEPDSETLEVVCEYCKNRYTFSRSELRTGPSTN from the coding sequence TTGGTTCGTGATCCGGCCGAGCTCCCCTCCAGTCGTCTCTTCACGTTCATCGACGAGCCACGACGCTACGCCCTCTACTTCCTCGAGGGGCAGCGTCTGATCCACGACCTGGCGTTGGTCCCGAATCGCGTCGGCAACATTTTTGGGTACTACCGTGACGTGGTGCTTAGCCTGCAGCCGGTCATCGCGTTGCTCAAACATGGCGAACAGCTCGGTTTCTATCTGGACTCGGAGCGACCCTACTTCCGTCTCAAGATCGAGACGGCTCATGCCGGGACCACCCGTTGCATGGTCCTTCCCGAACAGATGGATCAGAAACCCACGACCATGACGGGCATCGTGCGTGTCACAAAGTTGTTTCCCGGAGGACGACCGCCCTACCAATCCATCATCGCGGCGGACGATCTGGAGCTGAAAGAGATCGTCAATCGAATCCTGCGCGATTCCTATCAGGTCAATAGCGTGGTGACGGTGTCGTCGAACAGCGACCAGAGCGCGATGTTGCATCAGCTGCCGCCGATGCCCGCCGAGTCCGACTACGATTTCTCCGAGACCGCCCTCAAGACCCGGCGCGATGGGATACGGGACGGACTGGAGTCCCTGATGTCCCGCGCTTTGACGTCAGCGGATGAGATTCAGGCGGAGTTCGGCAAGCTTGGCTTTCGACTCCTGGCCAGCCGAGACGTGGCGTTTCGTTGTTCCTGTGCCCGAGAGTGGATGCTGGGCAGTCTGCGAAGTGTCTACGCGCAGGAGGGCGACTCGCTCTTTGAGCCGGATTCCGAAACTCTGGAAGTCGTCTGCGAATATTGCAAGAATCGCTACACGTTCTCCCGCAGCGAGTTGCGAACTGGGCCGTCCACCAACTGA
- a CDS encoding tetratricopeptide repeat protein — translation MTLELIVRVSLLLATAIGSLYLLRNASAAMRHLVGTLALVAAIVLPLAATTLPRWDLPLLDPSDEPVITQPADVSTDAALMANNKRREKKAGDLRATNDHPKSVEKAANIVGVEEGQRTASPLITPARFLVGLSALWILGFLAVISRLGLGWYRMNQLAVDAVPVIADDPVFELLQDCCDRMQIRSAPRLMFSDALQVPVLWGLWSPLLILPRVARQWSVDRQRVVLLHELAHMRRRDGLYLLLGRVSAALWWFQPAVWWVETRARQDCEKACDDLVVRSGERPSEYARHLMEIARELPTARSVPAEALSMMGSGNFERRLTSILTRDTRRGIRPAMLLATFALFAVAITTLAVANPVPRDSKGTQADYMLAHDRHDHDDDHDREDRKGERLFDQASDRHNDEEWSQAADLFDQAAAAGYRPGTSLYNAACGHARMGDAAASIDRIERAMENGFDGYKYLFEDSDLDPIRSDGQFQSLLGRVKEDNRNDRYTDAREAYEDLTKENSDEADAWYDVGSNLLSMREYETAVDALERANRLEGGSSNALYNLACAYSLQNNTRSALDTLEQAVLQGFDSEERFANDSDLDNIRDAAGFVEVKELHDTLSLNKYREGSWGGSEYSTRRWEPAIADMQEMIKLRPDAGRAWSNLGWALHHSSRHAEARDAFMKQLDLGFNPSLATYNVACTYAMEGNNDSAIEWLQKSIDDDGVSVHQMIQDEDLEGLHDDDRWEGLLEEAADGQPYEVHRGVLQKIKHAIHDAI, via the coding sequence ATGACCCTGGAGTTGATCGTTCGAGTCTCGCTGCTTCTGGCCACGGCCATCGGCAGTCTCTACCTGTTGCGGAACGCGTCGGCGGCGATGCGGCATCTTGTCGGGACGCTGGCTCTGGTGGCGGCCATCGTGCTGCCACTGGCCGCGACCACGCTGCCACGATGGGACCTGCCCCTTCTGGACCCGTCGGACGAGCCGGTCATCACTCAACCGGCCGATGTGTCAACGGACGCCGCGTTGATGGCCAACAATAAACGGAGAGAGAAGAAGGCCGGGGACTTACGGGCGACCAACGATCATCCGAAGTCCGTCGAGAAGGCCGCCAACATCGTCGGTGTGGAAGAGGGACAACGGACGGCGTCGCCGCTGATCACGCCCGCGCGTTTCCTCGTCGGTCTGTCCGCTCTGTGGATCCTCGGCTTTCTCGCGGTGATCTCGCGCCTGGGATTGGGTTGGTACCGCATGAATCAACTCGCCGTGGACGCCGTTCCCGTCATCGCCGACGACCCAGTGTTCGAGCTCCTTCAAGACTGCTGCGATCGGATGCAGATCCGGAGCGCGCCTCGGTTGATGTTCAGCGACGCGCTCCAGGTCCCGGTGCTATGGGGACTGTGGTCGCCGCTTCTGATTCTGCCCCGCGTGGCGCGGCAGTGGTCCGTCGATCGTCAGCGCGTTGTCCTGTTGCACGAATTGGCGCACATGCGCCGACGGGATGGGCTCTACCTGTTGCTCGGCCGGGTGAGTGCGGCGCTGTGGTGGTTCCAACCTGCCGTCTGGTGGGTCGAGACCAGAGCCCGCCAGGATTGCGAGAAGGCCTGTGACGATCTGGTGGTTCGCAGTGGCGAGCGACCCTCCGAATACGCACGACACCTGATGGAAATCGCCAGAGAACTACCGACGGCTCGGTCCGTCCCTGCGGAGGCACTATCGATGATGGGAAGCGGAAACTTCGAACGACGTTTGACCTCGATCCTGACACGCGACACGCGACGGGGTATTCGCCCGGCGATGCTGCTGGCCACGTTTGCGCTCTTCGCGGTTGCCATCACGACCCTGGCCGTCGCCAATCCGGTGCCAAGAGATTCGAAGGGCACCCAGGCCGACTACATGCTTGCCCATGATCGGCACGATCATGACGACGATCACGATCGCGAGGATCGCAAGGGTGAGCGTCTGTTCGACCAAGCGTCCGATCGTCACAACGACGAGGAGTGGAGTCAGGCTGCAGACCTGTTCGATCAGGCCGCCGCGGCCGGGTATCGCCCCGGGACCTCGCTCTACAACGCCGCCTGCGGCCACGCGCGCATGGGAGACGCTGCCGCCTCCATCGATCGGATCGAGCGAGCGATGGAGAACGGTTTCGACGGTTATAAGTACCTGTTTGAGGACTCCGATCTCGATCCGATCCGCAGCGACGGTCAATTCCAGTCGCTTCTTGGCCGGGTCAAGGAAGACAACCGCAACGATCGCTACACGGATGCGCGGGAGGCCTACGAAGATCTCACGAAAGAGAACTCCGATGAGGCCGACGCGTGGTACGACGTCGGCTCGAACCTACTCAGCATGCGTGAGTACGAAACGGCCGTCGATGCACTGGAGCGAGCCAACCGTCTCGAGGGCGGCAGCTCCAACGCCCTCTACAACCTTGCGTGCGCCTACTCGTTACAGAACAACACCCGCTCGGCGCTGGACACGCTGGAGCAGGCCGTGTTGCAAGGGTTCGATAGCGAAGAACGATTCGCCAACGACTCCGACCTGGACAACATCCGTGACGCCGCCGGCTTCGTGGAGGTCAAGGAACTTCACGACACCCTCAGCCTGAATAAGTACCGCGAGGGGTCGTGGGGTGGCTCGGAGTACTCGACCCGCCGCTGGGAACCGGCGATCGCGGATATGCAGGAGATGATCAAGTTGCGACCGGACGCCGGCCGCGCATGGAGCAACCTGGGCTGGGCCCTCCATCACTCCAGTCGTCACGCCGAGGCCCGCGACGCGTTCATGAAGCAGCTGGATCTCGGCTTCAACCCGTCGCTCGCCACCTACAACGTGGCCTGTACCTATGCGATGGAAGGAAACAACGATTCAGCCATCGAGTGGCTTCAGAAGAGCATCGACGACGACGGGGTCTCGGTCCATCAGATGATTCAGGACGAAGACCTGGAAGGTCTTCACGACGATGACCGTTGGGAAGGCCTACTGGAAGAGGCTGCCGACGGTCAGCCATACGAGGTTCATCGCGGGGTCTTACAGAAGATCAAGCACGCGATTCATGACGCGATCTGA
- a CDS encoding DUF4870 domain-containing protein, with the protein MTIPAEERGMATMTHLSGLAGYLVPGLGVIAPIIIWVLKKDSPAISKIAKQALFLNIAVFLIGILGFLLLLTVILIPLSFLLWFAAGLVAVILPIIGAVKAGDGTLYEYPLIGSWV; encoded by the coding sequence ATGACAATACCTGCTGAAGAACGTGGCATGGCAACGATGACCCATCTCTCCGGACTGGCGGGCTATCTCGTTCCGGGTCTGGGCGTCATCGCTCCGATTATCATCTGGGTCCTGAAGAAGGACTCCCCGGCAATCTCGAAGATCGCGAAGCAGGCGTTGTTCCTGAACATCGCCGTCTTCCTGATCGGTATCCTCGGGTTCCTGTTGCTGCTCACCGTCATCTTGATTCCGCTGAGCTTCCTGCTCTGGTTCGCTGCGGGACTCGTGGCTGTGATCTTGCCGATTATCGGTGCGGTCAAGGCCGGCGACGGGACGCTCTACGAGTATCCTCTGATCGGGAGTTGGGTCTAG
- a CDS encoding immune inhibitor A, giving the protein MSRSRNSHTTPFILLGLVVALGVPAASLAADVEKPADTRLEIGAPVTPFIFDGDLRDLPRLLSWRPGDAVKEIPRRSYPGPDWVQPPRYKTGPDPLLALQQEAAGFVSRAFTAPSRNFAGQGYSGVNPPDTVGDVGPNHYIQMINTGDGADVAIWDKADPTPALITTITLDSLGSGVCDDGFGDPIVLYDRLTDRWMLSEFSRSGNNLCVYVSQTADPVSGGWFAYGFTAPSFPDYPKYGVWPTDANGGDGSYIVTANDGSQGVYALDRGAMLLGNPATFQRVTLPALSGFSFQTATPADLDGPNPPPSGAPAVIMRQRDTENHGGPAAPGDLLEMWGFDVDWINTANTVLSTDPSIDVAEFDSALCGLTAFACFPMPGSGTTLDPLREVIMNRLQYINHGDRQTLVGNFVTDVNGADHGGIRWFELQGGNDAWALEQEGTFAPDAEHRFMAGSSMDQSGNIAIAYNVTSSTVFPSLRYTGRLFSDAPGTMTQPEAVIHDGTAANSSNRYGDYSSMNLDPSDDCTFWFTGMDNTSGNWRTQVASFGFDACGCDLEPSALVASSMVVGDNEIEISWNDADLATVVSYSVGRSTTPGGPYTQITSVPDSSPAVASDPTGYSFVDTDVSGGTTYYYIVRATDGEACTSDDSNETDTVGTGLCTLTPTFAGVVSATTPFSALCTINVAWDAAVANCGGPLEYDIYRSQDPMFDPDLIAPIDTGIPTTSYADLNTLTSGDKYYYAVRARDLGNGTVDSNAVRVEAIPEGPLANGNWLDDAGDTGTAKFVLDSQWEIEGSEGNLGPNVYRTGLYTDNVCEAITTPPLLLGVGSQLAFSSQYDIEDSYDKGEVQISTDGGANWTRVEVGYPGESTNTSDNCGLGTGMFFTDRDQLGYVQYNADLSAYGSQQVQLRFLISSDGSVTESGWWVDDVSISQVDVPGVCTTGSACDDNPFVDVTPDTGSAVCLGDQQNLSANLTGGVGPFEYQWTRDGLDVVGANGPNLAVNDLGSHAYNVRVRALSCPDAVFDGSPTTLEWIAEPSFAGIESAGNGELATCTIDLDWSAAGTVCPGPIRYTVYRSETSPVAPVIGNQVAGNLSSLSFADTVSMQSSTTYHYLVKATDLSNGYSDTNAVELSQSATGPGSGPQQIYQETFEDALTFPNWTVTTGPGPHDCGPFDRSNSTSQLPGDGSGFFALSDSDACGSGSLTSTTLDSPVIDADIASASSMTLDFALFYNHFNGDDATTEVWDGANWVTVWSDTDVDLNAAQSIDVSAQALGNSDFQVRFNYQNASWDYWYSVDDVTLTAFVDVACTPASSGSAPAPAPDGSLGTQPLRGSRQTVTGDMIDVSWDTASCTANNYNLIYGNLSTVSSYALTGSVCGVGTSGTTLWSGVPAGNLFFLVVGDNGSGSESSWGSDSGGGERNGLAASGECAVGLKETTATCP; this is encoded by the coding sequence ATGTCGCGATCGAGAAACAGCCACACGACCCCCTTTATCTTGCTCGGCCTCGTGGTCGCTCTGGGAGTCCCGGCCGCATCGTTGGCTGCCGACGTGGAGAAGCCGGCCGACACCCGCCTCGAGATCGGAGCGCCGGTCACCCCCTTCATCTTCGACGGAGACCTGCGGGATCTTCCACGGTTGCTGAGCTGGCGCCCCGGCGACGCGGTAAAAGAGATCCCGCGCCGCAGTTACCCCGGACCCGACTGGGTGCAGCCGCCGCGCTACAAAACCGGTCCCGACCCGCTTCTCGCACTGCAGCAAGAAGCCGCGGGCTTCGTCAGCCGAGCGTTTACCGCGCCCAGCCGGAACTTCGCGGGCCAGGGGTATAGCGGCGTCAATCCTCCTGACACCGTCGGGGATGTCGGGCCGAATCACTACATCCAGATGATCAATACCGGCGACGGTGCCGACGTCGCGATCTGGGACAAGGCCGATCCGACCCCGGCCCTCATCACAACGATTACGCTGGACTCGCTGGGCTCTGGTGTCTGCGACGACGGCTTCGGCGATCCGATCGTTCTTTACGACCGACTGACGGACCGCTGGATGCTCAGCGAGTTCTCTCGCTCCGGTAACAACCTCTGCGTCTACGTTTCCCAGACCGCCGATCCGGTCAGCGGCGGTTGGTTCGCCTACGGTTTCACTGCGCCGTCCTTCCCCGACTATCCCAAGTACGGCGTCTGGCCCACCGACGCCAACGGGGGCGACGGCTCCTACATCGTGACGGCCAACGACGGCAGCCAGGGCGTCTACGCGTTGGATCGTGGCGCCATGCTGCTGGGCAACCCCGCGACCTTCCAGCGGGTAACGCTACCGGCGCTCTCCGGTTTCAGCTTCCAGACCGCGACACCGGCGGACCTCGATGGTCCGAACCCGCCGCCGAGCGGCGCGCCGGCCGTCATCATGCGTCAACGCGACACCGAGAATCACGGGGGTCCCGCGGCACCCGGAGACCTGCTGGAGATGTGGGGCTTCGACGTCGACTGGATCAATACCGCCAATACGGTCTTATCGACCGACCCAAGCATCGACGTCGCCGAGTTCGATTCCGCGCTCTGTGGTCTGACCGCCTTCGCCTGCTTCCCGATGCCCGGCTCCGGGACGACCCTGGATCCCCTTCGCGAAGTGATCATGAATCGTCTGCAGTACATCAACCATGGCGACCGTCAGACGCTGGTCGGCAACTTCGTCACCGATGTCAACGGCGCTGACCACGGCGGTATTCGATGGTTCGAGCTGCAGGGTGGCAACGACGCCTGGGCCCTCGAGCAAGAGGGCACCTTCGCCCCCGATGCCGAGCATCGTTTCATGGCGGGTAGCTCCATGGATCAGTCGGGCAATATCGCGATCGCGTACAACGTGACGTCGTCGACGGTCTTCCCGAGTCTTCGTTATACAGGACGTCTGTTCAGCGACGCGCCGGGAACCATGACCCAACCCGAGGCCGTCATTCACGACGGCACCGCCGCCAACTCCAGCAATCGTTATGGTGATTACTCGTCGATGAACCTCGACCCGTCAGACGACTGCACCTTCTGGTTTACCGGTATGGACAACACCTCCGGCAACTGGCGGACGCAAGTGGCATCCTTCGGCTTCGACGCGTGTGGTTGCGACCTCGAGCCCAGCGCGCTGGTGGCGTCGTCGATGGTGGTCGGTGACAACGAGATCGAAATCTCGTGGAACGACGCCGATCTCGCCACGGTGGTCTCTTACAGCGTCGGTCGTTCGACCACGCCGGGCGGGCCGTACACCCAGATCACCAGTGTTCCGGACAGCAGCCCCGCTGTGGCCAGCGACCCCACCGGTTATAGCTTCGTCGATACCGATGTCAGCGGCGGAACCACTTACTACTACATTGTCCGCGCCACCGATGGCGAGGCCTGCACCTCCGACGACTCCAACGAGACCGACACGGTGGGCACCGGTCTGTGCACCCTGACGCCGACGTTCGCCGGCGTGGTCAGCGCGACGACGCCGTTCTCGGCGCTCTGCACGATCAATGTGGCGTGGGACGCCGCCGTCGCCAACTGCGGCGGTCCGCTCGAGTACGACATCTATCGTTCGCAAGATCCGATGTTCGACCCCGATCTGATCGCGCCGATCGATACGGGCATCCCGACCACGAGCTATGCCGACCTCAACACCCTGACGAGTGGCGACAAGTACTACTACGCGGTCCGCGCCCGGGACCTGGGGAACGGCACTGTCGATAGCAACGCCGTTCGTGTGGAGGCGATCCCCGAGGGACCGCTGGCCAACGGCAACTGGCTCGACGACGCCGGAGACACGGGCACCGCGAAGTTCGTGCTGGACTCCCAGTGGGAGATCGAGGGTAGCGAGGGCAACCTGGGCCCCAACGTCTACCGCACCGGGCTCTATACCGACAACGTCTGCGAGGCGATCACGACACCGCCGCTTTTGCTTGGCGTCGGCAGCCAGCTGGCCTTCAGCTCGCAGTACGACATCGAGGACAGCTACGACAAGGGCGAGGTGCAGATCTCGACCGATGGTGGCGCCAACTGGACCCGCGTCGAGGTCGGTTACCCCGGCGAGTCCACCAACACCTCCGACAACTGTGGTCTCGGCACGGGAATGTTCTTTACCGATCGCGACCAGCTTGGCTATGTGCAGTACAACGCCGACCTGTCCGCGTATGGCAGTCAGCAGGTTCAGCTGCGCTTCCTGATCTCGTCCGACGGTTCCGTCACCGAGTCCGGATGGTGGGTCGACGACGTGTCGATCTCCCAGGTGGATGTGCCGGGTGTCTGCACGACGGGTAGCGCTTGCGACGACAACCCCTTCGTGGACGTGACGCCCGACACCGGTAGCGCCGTCTGTCTCGGCGACCAGCAGAATCTCAGCGCCAACCTGACCGGCGGCGTGGGCCCGTTCGAATATCAGTGGACCCGCGACGGCTTGGATGTGGTCGGAGCGAACGGTCCCAATCTGGCCGTGAACGATCTCGGTAGTCACGCCTACAACGTGCGTGTCCGCGCGCTGTCCTGCCCCGACGCCGTCTTCGACGGATCGCCGACGACGTTGGAGTGGATCGCCGAACCGAGCTTCGCCGGAATCGAGAGCGCCGGCAACGGTGAGCTCGCAACCTGCACCATCGACCTGGATTGGTCTGCGGCCGGCACCGTCTGCCCGGGACCGATTCGATATACGGTCTACCGATCGGAGACGTCACCGGTGGCTCCCGTGATCGGAAACCAGGTGGCGGGCAATCTCAGCAGCCTGAGCTTCGCCGACACGGTGAGCATGCAGTCGTCGACGACCTACCACTACCTGGTCAAGGCGACGGATCTGTCCAACGGGTACAGCGACACCAACGCCGTCGAGCTCAGCCAGTCGGCCACCGGCCCCGGTTCGGGTCCTCAGCAGATCTACCAGGAGACCTTCGAAGATGCGCTGACGTTCCCGAACTGGACCGTGACCACCGGACCGGGTCCCCACGATTGCGGACCGTTCGATCGATCCAACTCGACATCCCAGCTTCCGGGCGACGGCTCCGGGTTCTTCGCGTTGAGTGACTCCGACGCGTGTGGAAGCGGCAGCCTGACCTCGACGACGCTGGACTCTCCCGTCATCGATGCCGATATCGCCAGCGCAAGTTCGATGACACTGGACTTCGCCCTGTTCTACAACCACTTCAACGGCGACGACGCCACCACCGAGGTGTGGGACGGCGCGAACTGGGTCACCGTCTGGAGTGACACCGACGTCGACCTGAACGCCGCGCAATCGATCGATGTCTCGGCCCAGGCGCTGGGCAACAGCGACTTCCAGGTTCGCTTCAATTACCAGAACGCATCCTGGGACTACTGGTATTCGGTGGACGACGTGACGCTGACGGCCTTCGTCGATGTCGCGTGTACACCGGCATCCTCCGGCAGTGCTCCGGCTCCTGCACCGGACGGAAGTCTCGGAACCCAGCCGCTCCGCGGGTCACGGCAGACGGTCACCGGCGACATGATCGATGTCAGCTGGGATACCGCAAGCTGCACGGCCAACAACTACAACCTGATCTATGGAAATCTCTCGACGGTGAGTAGCTATGCCCTCACCGGATCGGTCTGTGGCGTCGGAACCAGTGGCACCACGCTCTGGTCCGGGGTTCCGGCCGGTAACCTCTTCTTCCTGGTCGTCGGCGACAACGGCAGCGGCAGCGAGTCCAGTTGGGGCAGCGACTCCGGCGGCGGCGAGCGCAATGGCCTGGCCGCGTCGGGCGAGTGTGCGGTCGGCCTGAAGGAGACGACGGCGACCTGTCCGTAG
- the fdhD gene encoding formate dehydrogenase accessory sulfurtransferase FdhD, which translates to MSTPDHSQARRRVERVAEGSRTSLDDRVAIEEPMEIRVDHAIDGKRVAKSLSITMRTPGHDFELAAGFLYTEGILRQPGDIETIEFCGPAVEGRDTSNIVKVTVADHVALDLERLQRNFYATSSCGICGKASLDAIAVQGIEKPTAQWTLTTARVHELPKILRANQPVFETTGGLHASALVSADGVVECVREDVGRHNAVDKLIGSRLLRSQTPIDDRVLVLSGRAGFELIQKAVVAGIAIVVAIGAPSSLAVELAESYDMTLVGFASHDRFNIYSGGHRIGS; encoded by the coding sequence ATGAGCACTCCCGACCACAGTCAGGCTCGCCGTCGCGTCGAACGGGTCGCCGAGGGCTCACGCACGTCGCTGGACGATCGCGTCGCCATCGAGGAACCGATGGAGATCCGAGTCGATCATGCGATCGACGGAAAGCGTGTTGCCAAGAGCCTGTCCATCACCATGCGCACTCCGGGGCACGACTTCGAGTTGGCGGCCGGCTTCCTCTACACCGAGGGAATCCTCCGTCAACCGGGCGATATCGAGACGATCGAGTTCTGTGGGCCCGCCGTCGAGGGACGTGACACCTCTAACATCGTCAAGGTGACGGTGGCCGATCATGTCGCGCTGGACCTCGAGCGGTTACAGCGGAACTTCTACGCGACGTCCAGTTGTGGAATCTGCGGCAAGGCTTCGCTCGACGCCATCGCCGTGCAGGGCATCGAGAAACCTACTGCGCAGTGGACGCTTACGACTGCGAGGGTTCACGAGCTGCCGAAGATACTTCGTGCAAACCAGCCGGTCTTCGAGACCACCGGCGGCCTGCACGCGTCGGCACTGGTCTCCGCCGACGGAGTCGTCGAGTGTGTCCGCGAGGATGTGGGACGTCACAACGCCGTCGACAAGCTGATCGGCAGCCGACTCCTTCGGTCGCAGACCCCCATCGACGATCGAGTCCTGGTCCTCAGCGGTCGTGCCGGATTCGAACTTATCCAGAAGGCCGTGGTCGCCGGCATCGCGATCGTCGTCGCGATCGGTGCCCCATCGAGCCTGGCGGTGGAACTGGCGGAGAGTTACGACATGACCCTGGTCGGCTTTGCGTCTCACGATCGCTTCAACATCTACAGTGGTGGGCACAGAATTGGTTCGTGA
- a CDS encoding M28 family peptidase, which translates to MRSIRSRSRWVFPLLFLLAAGCTPPGDDGSSESSGPSSPPQLTLTADADEAAQVIDAATLESMIASLADDSLAGRGPATEGDQLTRTYIAEALAECGFEPGAADGSWEQPVELVGLTSHMPKEWTFNSENDTLSLDFWDDYIGNTGVQEPSVSIDDAELVFVGYGITAPEEDWNDYKDVDVRGKILVMLNNDPDWDPDLFAGSRRLYYGRWDYKYESAAKAGAVGAIIIHTTPSAGYPFQVVQTSWTGEQFEAPAGNEPRVRLTAWVTDEAAGRLARLGGLDLDELIASAHSRDFRPVSLNVRSSIAFESTVNEGTHTANVLGILPGSDPELADELVVYTAHHDHLGIGATDADGDSIYNGARDNASGVATVLAIARAFSALEERPRRSVLMLLVAAEEQGLLGSEAYTNDPTAHPGNLMANINFDAVAIFGRTTDVAVVGRGKSELELLLEQAAAKQDREVVDEPFPDKGYYYRSDQFNFAKIGVPALYFKSGTHLRDGGSEVGKALEDEWRANRYHQPADEIYDGWDFSGMIEDAQLGFWVGLSVANMDSPPGWVAGDEFEGTRKQMRAEARESE; encoded by the coding sequence ATGCGTTCGATCCGATCCAGGTCTCGATGGGTTTTCCCCCTGCTCTTCCTCCTGGCCGCCGGCTGTACCCCACCGGGGGACGACGGCTCGTCGGAATCCAGCGGACCCTCTTCCCCTCCGCAGCTGACGCTGACGGCCGATGCCGACGAGGCCGCTCAGGTCATCGACGCCGCGACCCTGGAGTCGATGATCGCGTCGCTGGCGGACGACTCGCTGGCCGGGAGAGGCCCTGCCACCGAGGGGGATCAACTCACCCGGACCTATATCGCCGAGGCATTGGCGGAATGTGGCTTCGAGCCTGGAGCCGCCGACGGCAGCTGGGAACAACCGGTCGAACTGGTCGGCCTGACCTCGCACATGCCCAAGGAGTGGACCTTCAACTCCGAGAACGACACGCTGTCGTTGGACTTCTGGGACGACTACATCGGCAACACGGGTGTGCAGGAACCCTCCGTCTCGATCGACGACGCGGAGCTGGTCTTCGTCGGTTACGGCATCACCGCCCCTGAAGAGGATTGGAACGACTACAAGGATGTGGACGTCCGCGGGAAGATCCTCGTGATGCTCAACAACGATCCGGACTGGGATCCCGATCTGTTTGCCGGATCTCGTCGGCTGTACTACGGCCGCTGGGACTACAAGTACGAGTCCGCGGCAAAAGCCGGTGCCGTCGGCGCGATCATCATTCACACGACACCCTCGGCCGGGTATCCTTTTCAGGTCGTTCAGACATCGTGGACCGGCGAGCAGTTCGAGGCCCCTGCCGGCAACGAGCCGCGGGTAAGACTGACGGCGTGGGTCACCGACGAAGCGGCAGGACGTCTGGCCCGGCTGGGAGGTTTGGACCTCGACGAACTGATCGCCTCGGCCCACTCCCGGGACTTCCGTCCCGTCTCGCTGAACGTCCGAAGCTCGATCGCCTTCGAGTCCACCGTCAACGAGGGAACTCACACCGCCAACGTGCTGGGCATCTTGCCGGGTAGCGACCCGGAACTTGCCGACGAGCTGGTCGTCTACACCGCGCATCACGATCATCTGGGTATCGGTGCCACCGACGCCGACGGCGATTCGATCTACAACGGTGCCCGGGACAACGCTTCGGGTGTCGCGACGGTCCTCGCCATCGCAAGGGCCTTCTCCGCGCTCGAGGAGCGCCCGCGACGGAGCGTATTGATGTTGCTGGTGGCCGCCGAGGAGCAGGGTCTGTTGGGTTCCGAGGCCTATACCAACGATCCGACGGCGCACCCGGGCAACCTGATGGCGAATATCAACTTCGATGCGGTGGCGATCTTCGGACGGACGACCGATGTGGCCGTCGTCGGACGCGGCAAGTCCGAGCTGGAGCTTCTGCTGGAGCAGGCGGCCGCGAAGCAGGACCGCGAGGTGGTCGACGAGCCGTTCCCGGACAAGGGTTACTACTACCGATCGGATCAGTTCAACTTCGCGAAGATCGGAGTACCGGCGTTGTACTTCAAGTCGGGGACCCATCTGCGGGACGGCGGCAGCGAGGTCGGCAAGGCCCTGGAAGATGAATGGCGCGCCAACCGCTATCACCAGCCGGCCGACGAGATCTACGATGGGTGGGACTTCTCCGGCATGATCGAAGATGCGCAGCTCGGCTTCTGGGTCGGCCTGTCGGTGGCCAACATGGACTCGCCGCCCGGCTGGGTGGCCGGTGACGAGTTCGAGGGAACCCGAAAACAGATGCGGGCCGAAGCCCGAGAGAGTGAATGA